The following are from one region of the Ruficoccus sp. ZRK36 genome:
- a CDS encoding PAS domain S-box protein, protein MNRYTRQSLLLGAFSAIVSIVVLIGWIADIAAVKSVVRGLATMKFNTALCFLLSAVSLISIAVGWPRIVAHGFAVASLFIAVVTLGQTWIGFNIGIDQWAVRDLATAAEDFPGRMSTATAFCFSLLGIGLILLSSEKKGSVQLGQVFCLGAFWGGMIGVNGYLLEFSSLYKFFWFSSMAMHTSLLFVVLGLGGLLARPDEGLSSVITSKRMGGRYARRQLPVALIFPLLLGWLLIRGEHAGYYDASITVDLFVVVTILAFAVIIWIQAGALNRAHQEMVDRNQRLSDALRENALYRAVVESTDAAIVSENLSGTITSWNPSAERIYGYTADEMIGQTMARLIPHDEYSDEADVLKSIRQGEQMGHFIAKRLCKDGTLREVSVVASAISDEHGKPLGLSRIARDITAQRETEFNLLASQREIHDLKTALDEHAIVAITDPRGRITYVNDKFCAISKYSRDELIGQDHRILNSGYHPKEFMSDLWGTISKGVVWHGKVRNRAKDGAIYWVDTTIVPFMGEDGKPRQYVAVRSDITDNIKAAEELARQATKLSRSNKDLEQFAYIASHDLQEPLRAVAGCAQLLKKRYEGKLDERADEFITHTVDGAERMQRLIRDLLSFSRVSTRGEEMQPINLRVPLKNALKNLEALCQETEAQITHDPMPDVKGDAGQLTMLFQNLIGNALKFSGDQRPEIHISATEKDGVWELGVRDNGIGIEQDYFDRIFVIFQRLHTRDEYSGTGIGLALCKRIVERHGGRIWVESTPGKGSTFSFTLQDD, encoded by the coding sequence ATGAATCGCTATACCCGGCAGTCTCTCTTGCTTGGCGCTTTTAGCGCGATTGTCAGCATCGTCGTTCTGATAGGCTGGATTGCTGATATTGCTGCGGTCAAGAGCGTGGTTCGCGGGCTGGCGACGATGAAGTTTAACACTGCGCTGTGCTTCCTGTTATCCGCGGTTTCGCTCATCAGTATTGCCGTTGGTTGGCCTCGCATCGTTGCGCATGGATTTGCGGTGGCCTCGCTGTTTATCGCAGTGGTGACGCTCGGGCAGACCTGGATCGGTTTTAATATAGGAATCGACCAGTGGGCGGTGCGTGACCTGGCAACGGCTGCCGAGGACTTCCCGGGGCGTATGTCTACGGCGACTGCGTTTTGCTTTTCCCTGCTGGGGATAGGACTGATCCTGCTCTCCAGTGAGAAAAAAGGGAGCGTGCAGCTAGGGCAGGTCTTTTGCCTCGGCGCTTTTTGGGGCGGGATGATCGGCGTCAACGGCTACCTGCTGGAGTTCTCCTCGCTGTACAAGTTTTTCTGGTTCTCCTCCATGGCCATGCACACTTCGCTGCTGTTCGTGGTCCTGGGGCTGGGCGGATTACTGGCGAGACCTGACGAGGGGCTGTCTTCTGTCATTACCAGTAAGCGCATGGGCGGGCGCTATGCCCGGCGGCAGTTGCCGGTTGCTCTGATATTTCCGTTGCTGCTGGGGTGGCTGCTGATCCGGGGCGAGCATGCCGGTTATTATGACGCGTCGATTACTGTGGATTTGTTTGTGGTGGTCACGATCCTGGCCTTTGCGGTGATTATCTGGATTCAGGCGGGGGCTCTGAACCGTGCGCACCAGGAGATGGTCGACCGCAACCAGCGTCTGAGTGATGCCCTCCGGGAGAACGCCCTCTACCGGGCCGTGGTTGAGTCAACGGATGCTGCCATCGTCAGTGAAAATCTCAGCGGCACGATTACGAGCTGGAACCCGTCGGCCGAGCGTATTTACGGCTACACGGCAGATGAGATGATCGGGCAAACGATGGCCCGCCTGATTCCGCATGATGAGTATTCGGATGAGGCCGATGTGCTGAAGAGTATTCGGCAGGGCGAGCAAATGGGGCACTTTATTGCCAAGCGTCTGTGTAAGGATGGAACGTTGCGGGAGGTTTCTGTGGTCGCCTCTGCGATCTCGGATGAGCACGGCAAACCGCTCGGCCTCTCAAGGATCGCCCGCGACATCACGGCCCAGCGCGAGACCGAATTTAACCTGCTGGCCAGCCAGCGTGAGATTCACGACCTCAAGACGGCTCTTGATGAGCATGCCATCGTGGCGATCACAGACCCGCGTGGACGCATCACCTACGTGAACGATAAGTTCTGCGCCATATCAAAGTATTCGCGTGACGAGCTGATCGGGCAGGATCACCGCATCCTCAACTCCGGCTACCATCCGAAAGAGTTTATGAGCGACCTCTGGGGCACGATCTCCAAGGGGGTTGTCTGGCATGGCAAGGTCCGCAACCGTGCCAAGGACGGGGCGATCTACTGGGTCGATACCACGATCGTGCCCTTTATGGGTGAGGACGGTAAGCCGCGTCAATATGTGGCGGTGCGCTCGGACATTACGGATAACATCAAGGCGGCCGAAGAACTGGCCCGACAGGCGACCAAGCTGAGCCGCTCAAACAAGGACCTGGAGCAGTTTGCCTACATCGCATCCCACGACCTGCAGGAGCCGCTGCGCGCAGTGGCCGGCTGTGCCCAGCTCTTGAAAAAACGCTACGAGGGTAAACTCGATGAGCGTGCCGATGAGTTTATCACGCACACGGTCGATGGTGCCGAGCGTATGCAGCGTTTGATCCGCGACCTGCTGTCTTTCTCACGGGTCAGTACGCGCGGTGAGGAGATGCAGCCGATTAATCTGCGGGTGCCGCTGAAGAACGCGTTGAAGAATCTTGAGGCGCTCTGTCAGGAGACTGAGGCGCAGATCACCCATGATCCCATGCCTGATGTGAAGGGGGATGCAGGTCAGCTCACCATGCTCTTTCAGAACCTGATCGGCAATGCGTTGAAGTTCAGTGGCGATCAACGACCGGAGATCCATATCTCTGCGACTGAAAAAGACGGCGTGTGGGAGCTGGGTGTGCGCGATAACGGTATCGGCATCGAGCAGGATTACTTTGACCGCATCTTTGTGATCTTCCAGCGCCTGCACACCCGCGATGAATACTCCGGTACGGGTATCGGGCTGGCGCTGTGCAAGCGCATCGTCGAGCGCCATGGGGGGCGCATCTGGGTGGAGTCGACGCCCGGCAAGGGCAGCACCTTTTCATTTACGCTTCAGGATGACTAG